The following DNA comes from Solanum stenotomum isolate F172 chromosome 11, ASM1918654v1, whole genome shotgun sequence.
AATTTAGAGGGGAAAAGGGTCATATCTCTCGTGTAAAGTTTAGTAAGTGTATATTACTGGTGTAGAAGGAGCACTGAAAAATGCCAAGAATATATCTTGGAGCTGTTAGACTCCTTTCAGGCATAGAAGCCTACCAGGTATGTTTCGCTGTACAAATACCTCATCACTGGGGATTGTATACTTTGTTTAGGTCTTGATTCCTTTTTCTACCGATTGAAGCTATATTAGGTGCTGAACAAATCTCTTCATTGTTTGGAGTCGATTGATTCCTAATCAAGTCCTAACTTGAAGTATATACAGTGAAGAACAAAAATTGTTTGGGTTCGAGGCAAGGTCATTCTCCCCTGTTACGAAGTTCTTCTGCTCTAATATTAGAGATAAGGTCAACTTGTAGTATTGACTCATGCAAAGCTGCTTCTCTAAAGTTGGAGTCCAATCACTCTCAGTGAGAAAAAATAAGTTTGGAAGGCACGTTGCCTCTGTCTTTGCAAGTGCTCAGTAATAGTAGTATAGTGGAAAAATTCCACACTTGCTCAATAGGTGCATGATCTCTagttattttgagtttgagCTCTTAGGCAGTATATGATTGATTATAATGTAAATGTAGGCAGAAtcaaatatttacataattctTTTTTGGCTAGTTCCAGTTTGTGTGATTTTATTATTGTCAGGCTGTTTCAGCTAAGCCCACAACTATTTGAAACTGCCATGGTTGCATTTATGGTCTAGTAGGTTTATATAAATGTTATTCTCGCATGCTTTACAGAGACGCAACACCAATTCAATGCAAGAGAAAGTGATTGGGGTTTCACATCCTTTATGCCACTTGGTGAACTATATGATCCAAATAAAGGTTATCTTGTTGATGATACATGTGTTGTTGACGCTGAGGTAGCTGTCCGAAAAATTGTTGACTATTGGTCGTATGACTCAAAAAAAGAAACTGGCTTTGTTGGACTGAAGAACCAAGGAGCTACCTGTTATATGAACTCACTTCTCCAAACTCTGTACCATATTCCTTACTTCAGGAAGGTTAGCTACCTTTTATCCATTCTATTATGGGGCCGATTGTTAAATTTGTATTAATTGATTACgaagtttgattttaaattcaGGCTGTATACCACATGCCTACAACTGAAAATGATATGCCCTCCGCTAGTATCCCTCTAGCGTTGCAAAGCTTATTCTATAAGCTCCAGTACAGTGACAACAGTATAGCAACAAAGGAGTTGACAAAATCATTTGGATGGGACACATATGATTCTTTCTTGCAGCATGATGTGCAAGAACTCAATCGTGTTCTCTGTGAAAAGCTTGAAGAAAAAATGAAGGTAAATCAAACTTCAGTTGGTTATTGGTGCTTCAGTAATTTCTAATTGACATGATCACTCTTTTTCTGCTGTTAGGGTACTGTTGTGGAAGGCACTATACAGCAGTTATTTGAAGGGCACCATATGAACTATATTGAGTGCATCAATGTGGACTACAAATCTACAAGAAAGGAGTCATTTTATGGTTTAGTAGATCAGACAAGCTCCTGATGTTGTCTTCTATAACCATTTAAGTTTTGCACCTTATGGTGTTCTGTATATATTGTGTGTGGCAGATCTTCAGCTTGATGTCAAAGGCTGTGCTGATGTTTATGCTTCTTTTGATAAATATGTTGAAGTTGAACGTCTCGAGGGCGATAACAAGTACCATGCGGAACAATATGGTTTGCAGGTGAGATAGCAGACTAGTCTTGCAGTTCCAAGTGCTCCTTTAGTTACTCTGGGAAAAGTTCGCATAAGTTCCTATAAAATTAAGCTGCAAGGCTGCAACTACATTTGGCAACATTGTCTCgtatttctttttatcttctccAGTTTGTTGATCTATTGAAGGTTTAGGCTATTTTTCCTAGGTTCACTTATCTAATGTTACTATTTGGTTGTTTCAGGATGCTAAGAAGGGTGTCTTATTTATGGATTTCCCCCCTGTCCTGCAGCTTCAGTTAAAGCGCTTTGAATATGATTTTTCGCGGGACACTATGGTGAAGGTCAGTTTTAACAAGGTCCAGcaaatttccaattttttaaTGGTCCACAATATCTAATTTTCATGCTGAAGACCGTTCTTCAGCTCTAATGCCCTGCAATTGGAAGCATGGAGTGTACACAGTTTTAGAATTCAAACATAAGGTTACAACAACAGAAGAAGACTGTCAAATCACAAAATCAGCCCAAAATAATGGGAAAGCATATTAGGACTTCATCAGAGCTTGAAATTCAGTTGGAAGGtcacaaaattaaaacaaaatttgattGGTCAGTCTGAGGGATTGATCTTCTAATGAAGCAAGTTAGGATTTTTCTCATCTAAAATGCAAGCCGGTAGCAAGACATCTTTAGTCATATCGCAAAGCAGTCATTAGTAAAAGTTCTGTAGATAATGGTATAGATTTCTGTAAGAATAATGAAATAGATTTGTTTTAATCGTTCATTTCCATTTATATGATGACTCTCAGATGAAAATGATGGATCCATTCAGATCTTTCTTGTTCATCTTCAAGAAGTTTTGACATATAAAGCTAGTTATCGTTCTTGACATCAGTAGGTTAAATACATTTGCATTGTTTAATCACAGAACCATAGCGTGTTTTATGAAATCTAGAGAAAAGGTGTACTTATTGATTGCCAGTACTTTCATCTTGAGGTTAATTTACTTAATGATGCTTGAAGAGTACCTCTGGGTGCTTATATATATCATCAAAGGTAGTATTCTTCTGTTTATCCTCTCAAGAGATAAAGTAGCTTATCGTCATCAAAAAGGATAAAACAGCTTATATTTTGTGCTGTGAAGTGTTAGTAATGCTTTTATTTAATACAACTTTTGCAGTATTCAGTTGTTACCCTCAATGGTTTTCACAATTAGGGGTAAATGGTTGCTAAGGTTAGAAAGATAGAAGCAATGAGTTGGGGGTTCTTAAAGAGATTTAGAAAACAAGTACGGTATCAGTTCAGGTACGTAACCGCTCTTTGCAGCCTCCGTCCAGAAAAGGAAACCAAAAAAAGGATGGAAGGATTATCTTGCTGCTTATGTGCAAGCTCaagttgaaaatataaaaatataggaAGGACTATTGGGCTGCAGCATTGATTGTGGGAAGTGAGAGTTGAGAAGAAGCTTTTTTACAACCAAAGGGAAAATAACCAGTGAACATTAAGCTTGCATTTGGACATGTGATGTCAAGTCATGATTTCAAAATCAGCATTTGTATATGCGATTTGGGATCATGATTTCAAATCCCCAATTCTCCAAAAAACATGATTTGGGATTCCAAATCacgatttcatttttttaaaaatgtaacaCTTGAcccataagtttatattttgtaaaaaaagacccgtcattttatattttacaaaaaaagacTAATGCTCGGGGTGAAGTGATTGTCCGTACCAtgtgaaatgattatattaatGAATTACTAGTTGCTACCATTGTTGACTAGTGggtatttataaaattatgtgtatttgaaagtttgtaaTCATAGACATCTATTTATAAAAAGGAACATGGAGATTTGGGGTTATTGATGCGGCGGCGCCTTAGGATATTCCAATATCTtgtttatgaactatggtttGCTCCtttggtaagattgtataaGAATTGAGGattttttgatagttttcacTGGGGTTTTCgtgtttatgagaaaaaatgtcttaaaaatttcaaattgcatgtccaaacaacaCTTCAACTTAAAATCAATCAGATCTCagatcatgattccatatcacaTGTCCAGACGGGGCTCTAAGTTAAgcagaaaaagaaaagcaaatTATTGTGGCACTGCTGTTTATGCATATCAAACATGCTTTAGAAATTCATATAACACAAACCTGATTATATTGGGGCTTCCTTgttcatttaaatttttatccAAAGTTCATTCCCCTATAAAACTAGGTCTAAACCTTTCTATAAAATTGTGGGTTTAACAGCTAGTTGCTCGTAGTTGGCTCTAGACAATTAGTAGAAATTTGATGGCGTTTTTCCCAAACTTAACTATGACCCTGTCATTTAAAGCCTAATGTAGGTGCATGAACTATATGTAGTTCTTTagaatatttctttctttttctggTATACCTTTAGGTTATTTTTTTCCGATAAGcattttaatgatattttgattgttttctGCAAATGTTATTCAATGTTCATTGCATTTCTTGGTCAATATGGTGGTGCTCTTGTTGAAGTAGTGTGTAACCATTGGTGatgcatgtaagaggaattttCTAAATACAATCATCTTTTCTTCAAAGTTAACCCACCCTTTGTAGCTTTAACTGTTCAACAGCCTTGCACATAAGGTGTATCCTTCTAGGCCCTCCGTTAGACAAAGTACCATCAATAGGATGAGAGTTACAGAAAAAAGTAGCAAAAATACTTGTCAGATTACCGATATTCATCATTTGATACGATTTTATTGTTTGGTGATGCAATGTAGATAAATGACAGGTATGAATTCCCTCTGCAACTCGATCTAGATAGAGAGAATGGTAAATACTTGTCACCTGAGGCAGATGGAAGTGTCAGAAACCTTTACACACTTCACAGGTATCAGATGCTCAAGAAAGTCTTCATTATATCTTTTTGTGCTAAAATGTTAATGTAATATTCCAGTTCAAGGCATATAATTTAGATGTATAACTATTTCCCACTCGGTTCGATGAGACTCCTAATTCTGTAAATGCTAGTTAATGAGGGCCCTTAAATTCGTCCCAGAGGAAAATAGGGTCTGTTTACTTACATTTGGTCTAGGAGTCTACATGTCTTGCAGATAGCTTCTAAATTTGGGATTACTTGTCTTCAACAAGTCGTGAGTTGCAACATCACTAGATAGGGTGGGGCATTtagagttttttattttatttttaagtactcttcctttaatttttttttcttatgtcaCCCTTTTCAGTGGTAATGGGTTAGCATTTCACTTGAATTTTTTGTTTCAGCAGTTTGATTTAAACAAACAAGTACATGCTTGTCCTGTGCAAGTGTGCATGCCTTCATCCTTCTTGTTTTGTCTGTGAATGACCTTACTCAAGAATTGGCCGTCTCTTCAGGGATTGCAAAGGATTTTACactgtttatattatttttacttcaGTAGTATTTCCAAATTTAGTTAGAGTTCTACAGCTGTGAACGACTGCCTAAAATACAAGGTTCTCCTGCTCTAATCtaaatatttccaatttcacTTAGGAATGAGAATGTCTCAGTCTcttttgtgtgtgtgtatgtTCCTACATTGAAGTTTTGGCTTTGAGTCCTATTTATTGTTAAGTAGGAAATAATAAAGGGCGATGCTATGACAACTGGATATGCTCTTTATGGATGAGCCAGTAATTCCTGATTATGAAGTTCAACACAACCATGCTTGGCCTAGTCTATTAAAAGTTTAAAACAGACTTCTGGATGCCTAAATCATATCTCAGATTGTCCACTACTTTAGTGTCTTGTGTATATTTAAGCTATGAATTCACATAAAGTTCTTTAGCTCATTCATTTATTTTCCTGGCctcttgatctttttctttttttggggaACTTTTTTCCATCTGCAGCGTATTAGTCCACAGTGGTGGTGTGCATGGTGGGCACTATTATGCTTTCATAAGGCCAACTCTTTCAGATCAATGGTAAACATTTCTGAGTTTGTATCTGTGCTCCTGAACTTTTTGTATGACAGAATCATGCATTCAACAGATgtatccttttttatttttctgacaAGGACAGCTGTATTCTTTTTTCATAAAGCTATCTTCTTATTAATGTTAAGTTGCTTTGCCCTTTTGGTGGCAGATAAAAGTGATAGTAGACTAGTAGTTGACAATCCTTTGACAATGTTTTTGAGATTCTGCTCTTTAATAGCCACCCATAAATCTTCACATTACTGTTCTTCTGTTTAATTTTTCTCAATAAGGTAATAATTtaatgaacaacaacaacaagataCCCAATGTAATCTCACAGGTGGCgtttggggagggtagaatgtacgCATACCTTATCCACTACCTTGGGgaggtagagaagttgtttcctaaagaccctcggctcaagtaacACATATCAAagcagtttttttaaaaaagaaacaaaatacagAAGTAAAGTACACATAGCAAAAAGAGAAATCATTACATAACATTCAAAAAAGAACactaacaaacaaaataatgtAATAACTGAAGCAAAGAAACAATAGGCAATAACAGAAATCGAAGGGCAAGAAACTACGAGACATAGAACTACTGCTACCAGTATGCAAGGAGAAACATGTATGGTGCACCAAGACTATCCTGCAATAAAGTGAGACAACACtcaactacctactaaccttctaccctaattaTCGACCTCCCTACCCTCCTATCTACGTGTCCTCGGTAAGCTTAAGATGCACTATGTCctttgtctaatcacctctccccaatagtTCTTCAGCCTACCTCTAACTTCCCttaacaccttgtttggatggttgttacccagtgtattgtattgtattgtattgtattgttagtttgaatacaacgtttgttttgattgttacatAAAatctattgtattgtattgtttaaATCCATCGTTAGGTAAGGACGAAAAGACCAATTTTATGTAACGATTGATTTGGTGCAATTGCGTCGTtacattaatattttcttctcattttatctttatttattttttaataatcatatttcatcttttGTCCTACATTTTCATAGTAGCCTACTCTCcctacattttttttgtatgtttatcTTTCAgattatagatttgtgacatTATGTAGCGACGGCACGATACAATCCATCTAACtttattcattaaaacaatacagTAGGATACTATACAATACAATACCacacattatgaaacaatacgtaacaaccatccaaacaaagtgtaaaTCCACCACtgccaacctctcacacctcatCACTGGGGCATTTGTGCATCTCCTAATCACATGCTCCAACCATCTCAGCCTCACTTCCATCATCTTGTCTACCACGGAGGCTACTTCCATCTTGTTCGGGATATCTTCATTTCTAATCTTATCTCTCCTAGTATGCTTATACATCTATCTGAGCATCCTCGTCTCCACAACTCTCTTCTTCTGAACATGAGAATTCTTAACTGGCCAACACTTCGCCCCATACAACTTAGTCGGCCTAGCCATTTGTAGAACTTGCCTTTAAGTTTCAGTGGTACATTATTATTGCACAAGACTCCAGAGGCTCTCCTCCGTTTCATCTGCCCTGCACCAATACACTgtgatatctttttttttaaataggtaACTTTGTAATCACTgaaagaactcatcaagaaactGATGAAGAGGGATTATACATTGTGTGATATCATTGTCGATTTCTCCATTTCCTTGGATTAATgacccaagatacttgaaaCTTCCTTTCTTGTGGATGACCTGTGTATCAAGCTTCAGTTCTACGCCAACCTCATGCATTACAAGGTATAGTAATTTAATTGAATATGTAAAATATGTGGGATTAAATCCTAGCTACTAGCAGTACGCCAAGAAGTAGATAAGCTACACAAACAGTTAGTTGTCTACACGAAGGCATCCAATCTTCAATACAAGCAGAAACTTCATAGGTGCACCAAGAATTTACTAAAAATAAGAGGTTATCCTGCAAATGTACACAACTAGGATGTATACCTTCAAACATTCACCTAGTCCTTTATTTCCAAATGACCCACCTGAGAGCTGAAGGATTCATGCCTTGtgtcttctcctcctcctcatcCTGAAAACCAtttactcttctttttttttgaaactggtaacattgtattcctcagcattaagggcTATGCTGGCCACCTCCAAAAGTGTTAGTTACATAgaaaaaccaacaaaaaaacAGGACTACTTACAAAGCTCCTATGAAATCCACAgttaaatttcttcttctatgttcatttctttacaccaaaaacctAAAGTGGTAATTACTTTCCACTTAATCTTCTCTATAGTGCATTCTTTCCCTACAAAAATTCTCGGATTTCTCTCCTTCCAAATGATCCACCAGATACAAGCAGGTACTGTTCTCCACCACCTCCTCTGGTTCTTCTATCTATAAATCTTTATCCTCAAGATTGGGTTCTGAGTCCATCATTTTACTCTTCTTTTGTTTCCTCACCTGATAATTCCTTTGGCCTTTGAATTATAGTACATCCAGTTGTATTTAGCAACTTATGAGTTCTTGCTCTAACTGTGCTATAAACCCGGGGATGCAACTTAATGCTTCTTTGGAGGCATCCTAAGCTGTTCTCTGGAggagaaatatttaaaaaatgcagGAAATCCCCAGGGCTGATGGGTATTGACACCTCTATTTGTTGTAATGATAAAGAGACCGAAAGACTAGACAGTCTTCGAACAAGAATTCACACTTAATTAAGGCAGACTTTATTGAGTTTAGCTTGGGACCTTTTACAGTTTTATCATCCTTTAGTCTGTATAGAGCCAAAACTGTTTTTGTTGTATATGATTTTAAGATTACTCATATAAACTGGTTGCCAACCTATTAGATCAGCACCTGCTAGCACTAACTTGTAGCTAACTTTTCGGAGGAGCCTGTATTTACTCGTAGTGATTGGTTTTCGTAAAAGAACACAAAAGCGGCAAGGTTGGCACCTGTTTGAGAGCAAACTGCAATTAAAACACACTTCAGTGGGAAAAAAAAGGCACAGATGAAAAAAGAACTAATGGACCAGGAAATTAAAATCATTGCTACTAAGCGAAATGTGTGAAATAGAAAAATGGTGTTAGTTAAATCAAAAACTGCTTTAAATTTTTGATTCTAGCGAGAAGGCTCAAATTTTGGTTCTAATTCAGACAAGTGACTACTTTTTAATCTTAATTTTCTGATCTCCGGTGATTACTTGTTGGAGATCCCTTTGACCTCACAGGAGTTATTCCTGTTGGAATAATTTCTTTGTAATGCTTAAATCATTGGTAAATATAAAGTTATTTAAAGTTGTGGTGCATGAGATACTCCTTGTGAGGTAATCTTTGTGTTCAAACGGACCTAATAAAGTTGTTTATAGTTGTGGTGCATGAAATACTCCTTGTGAGGTAATATCTGTGTTTGGCATGGCATAATCTACTAATGGCCTCTTGACTTTTTAGTCCAGAATTTTTTAGGATGAGTATTTTATGATTCAATATTTGGCTAATAGTGTACTTTTAGGTACCTGGATTTTTGGGACTCCAAAGTTTTGTGCTTTGGATTGAAATATATACCATGTTTCAACATGTATCTTTTTCTTCCACATAACTCAAATTAACCTGATTTTTCCAGGTATAAATTTGACGATGAACGTGTGACTAAAGAAGATGTGAAAAGAGCTCTAGAAGAGCAGTatggaggagaagaagaggtgATTCTTGATTTGATTTTACTCATTCacatcttttcttttgattgcAGATTTGCTGAGTTGTTTCTCATTTATCgtctctttttaatttatatagcAGTTGCCACAAACAAATCCTGGATTCAATAATACTCCCTTCAAATTTACAAAGTACTCAAATGCTTACATGCTGGTCTATATTCGGGAAAGTGACAAAGAGAAAATAATGTGTAATGTTGATGAGAAGGACATTGCTGAGCATGTCAGGGTAAGATGCTGACTGCCACATGAGTTGTTTACTTTATGTTATTGCATTTGTTTATTGGTTTGCCGCTGACTAGACTAATGAACATGTTATAGGCAAGGTTAAAGAGAgaacaagaagagaaagagcagaagaagaaggagaaagcaGAGGCACACCTTTACACAATTATAAAggtattttctttaaatattccACTTTTTCAGTGATTACTGGGACGAAAGGGTGGTGTTTAAGGTGAGAACTTTTGTACCTAACACATCACCTTTTCAGGTTTCTCGTGATGAAGACCTCAGACAGCAGATTGGGAAGgacatatattttgatttagtgGATTATGACAAAGTTAGGAGTTTTCGCATTCAGAAGCAGACACTTTTTAGCATTTTTAAGGTAACATGATATTCTTTTTAGCTGTATCTCTATTTTTGTTCCTAGGTATTGTCATGTGTATCTTGATTTATCAGAAATTAACACTGAGCTTTTATAAACACTACTATAGAGGTGGGCGTAGGTGTGGAGAAAAAGTTAGCTTTCTTAAACCTATGCTTTGATTAGCCTAGCCATCTGTGTCTTTGTTTTGGCTTTTTGACTTATGGCTGTCCAAAGTAACATTAGTTCTGTGTTTTTGTGTCCATTATTGATGCAACATTAGGTTAGGGATCTATATTTTTGCGATTCACTTCCTTAGACTTTAAAGCAGGTGAAATCTGTCTTGACTtatgaaaatagaaaattatttgaaatctgTCTCGACTGTTGAGGCCTTTAAACTTTTTACATGGAATCAAGCTTAGACGTAGTGGTTACAATGCCTCTGTTGACTAATTATGTTGCTGCATGCAGGAGGAGGTTGCCAAAGAATTTGGTGTACCGGTGCAATCTCAACGTTTTTGGCTATGGGCAAAGCGCCAGAATCATACATATCGTCCAAATCGGCCATTAACACATCTCGAAGAAGCTCAAACTGTAAATACTTCTCTTTAAATTATTAGACAGATCCAGTAAACTGTCCTTTTACCATGATGTTTATTGACTTAAACCGGATGTTCCATACATTAGACTCCTCATCTAGGGTTTGTGGAGACTCAGAGTTGTATAACCTAGTCCAATAAATCTAGGGTGAATACTGAACTTACCTGTATACATCAACAACTACTATGTGTCAGTCCCAAATAAGTTGGGGTCATCTATATGACTCCTCATTTCGCCATTTAAACTTAACCTGAACCCTTTTTTCTAaccaaaaaacaaagaaaaaaggatCTGTCTCCTTAGCAATCTATCTGCTGTGCCAAGACTTGCTGTCTTTCATGGGATGCTGatgtttatttataatttgCAAAGACAATGTAACTTCAAAAGGTGTGACATCTGTGTTAAGGTGACTTAGATCAGGACATCACTGATCCCCACAAACCCCTATCTAAAGTCATGCTGACAGATCTCTGTGTTTGCTCAATTACCTGATAAGTTCTACACAAATTTAGGTTGGGCAGTTGAGGGAAGTGTCAAATAAGGTTCAAAATGCAGAGCTAAAATTGTTCTTGGAAGTGGAGCTTGGACTGGTAAAATATTCTTCACAAGTTTTTCCGGTGAAATGCTAATTTaaagttttctttttatcaagCATTATTTAATAGCGTGTGCATAATTACAAGGACTTGAGACACATCACTCCACCTGACAAGACTAAAGATGATATTATGCTATTCTTCAAGATTTATGATCCTGAGAAAGAAGAGCTGAggtaatataaattatattctttaatgtccattttaattaaacatttatttttgttgattgatGATTTGTCTCTTGTACTGAAGGTATGCTGGAAGACTCTTTGTGAAGGGAACGAGTAATCCAACTGAAATCTTGAACAAACTAAATGAAATGGCTGGCTATGCCCCTGATCAAGAGATTGAACTATATGAGGTTTGTTCCTAGAACATCTCTGGGTATTATTGATGGTCATTGAGTGAGTATCATCACTTTTTTGGAAATTAGAAGTTTTAGAGATGCGTTAGATAGGCATCCATGCCACTCCAGAACTTGCAGTTGCTCTGACAGCTGTTTCCCTTCCAGCCTTGTTATGCTGGTCATCATCCAATAGTATCTGGATTTTCTTCCTTTAGCACATATGCTTGCACTTGCTTGTGCCTAGGTCCAAGATTAAATAAATGGTAAAATGTCTTGGCATTTCTTCTTCGCACTGGCTTTTCTCCTTCAGGCTCTTATTATGGACTCGCCCCTCTTCCTCCTCATTGGTTTATAGTTGTCGAAGTGGTGGCTTTTAAGAGTTgttattttactctttttttgtttttttgatcaAATCCTTGGTTTAGATTCGTTTGCAGTTCATGAGAAACAGAAGATTCAATTCCTTTATGGCTAAACAACAATAGGAATGTAGAATAGCGTTATATGTGTGGACCCAGAAACTTAAGGCTTTAAACTGAAGTTCAGAAGAAGACCAAATTGGTTAGAATTTTTGTTACAAAATTTCAGACGGTAGACATTGTTAGGGACTGTAGTGATAGGACTTCCAATTCAAAGGAAGAGCTTAAAACAAAATGACCACTATGTGGTCAAACTTTTGGTTCCTCTAGAAGCTTATGTTCCTGATTGGTTCCTTTACAATCTTAAATCTTACCTTCCATTTT
Coding sequences within:
- the LOC125843597 gene encoding ubiquitin C-terminal hydrolase 13-like isoform X2, whose protein sequence is MTIMTPAPTDQEEEEMLVPRSDLVFEGPQPMEAQAETGNDVEKQPPEDPQTSRFTWKIENFSRLNVKKLYSDPFVVGGYKWRILIFPKGNNVDYLSMYLDVADSANLPYGWSRYAQFNLSIVNQIHNKYSIRKETQHQFNARESDWGFTSFMPLGELYDPNKGYLVDDTCVVDAEVAVRKIVDYWSYDSKKETGFVGLKNQGATCYMNSLLQTLYHIPYFRKAVYHMPTTENDMPSASIPLALQSLFYKLQYSDNSIATKELTKSFGWDTYDSFLQHDVQELNRVLCEKLEEKMKGTVVEGTIQQLFEGHHMNYIECINVDYKSTRKESFYDLQLDVKGCADVYASFDKYVEVERLEGDNKYHAEQYGLQDAKKGVLFMDFPPVLQLQLKRFEYDFSRDTMVKINDRYEFPLQLDLDRENGKYLSPEADGSVRNLYTLHSVLVHSGGVHGGHYYAFIRPTLSDQWYKFDDERVTKEDVKRALEEQYGGEEEQLPQTNPGFNNTPFKFTKYSNAYMLVYIRESDKEKIMCNVDEKDIAEHVRARLKREQEEKEQKKKEKAEAHLYTIIKVSRDEDLRQQIGKDIYFDLVDYDKVRSFRIQKQTLFSIFKEEVAKEFGVPVQSQRFWLWAKRQNHTYRPNRPLTHLEEAQTVGQLREVSNKVQNAELKLFLEVELGKDLRHITPPDKTKDDIMLFFKIYDPEKEELRYAGRLFVKGTSNPTEILNKLNEMAGYAPDQEIELYEEIKFEPIVLCEPIDKKFAFRTNQLEDGDIVCYQKSLSSESLQKLRYPDVPSFLEYVQNRQVVHFRSLEKLKEDDFCLELSKINTYDEVVERVAQRLGLDDPSKIRLTPHNCYSQQPKPQPIKYRGVDTLGDMLVHYNQTSDILYYEVLDIPLPELQGLKTLKVAFHHATKDEVVTYTIRLPKQSTVGDVINDLKTKVEFSKPDAELRLLEVFYHKIYKIFPTSEKIENINDQYWTLRAEEIPEEEKNLGPNDRLIHVYHFTKETAQNQMQIQNFGEPFLLVIYEGETLAQVKVRIQKKLQVPDEEFAKWKFAFLSLGRPEYLEDSDILSNRFQRKDVYGAWEQYLGLEHPDNAPKRIHAAYQNRPTYEKPVKIYN
- the LOC125843597 gene encoding ubiquitin C-terminal hydrolase 13-like isoform X1 is translated as MTIMTPAPTDQEEEEMLVPRSDLVFEGPQPMEAQAETGNDVEKQPPEDPQTSRFTWKIENFSRLNVKKLYSDPFVVGGYKWRILIFPKGNNVDYLSMYLDVADSANLPYGWSRYAQFNLSIVNQIHNKYSIRKETQHQFNARESDWGFTSFMPLGELYDPNKGYLVDDTCVVDAEVAVRKIVDYWSYDSKKETGFVGLKNQGATCYMNSLLQTLYHIPYFRKAVYHMPTTENDMPSASIPLALQSLFYKLQYSDNSIATKELTKSFGWDTYDSFLQHDVQELNRVLCEKLEEKMKGTVVEGTIQQLFEGHHMNYIECINVDYKSTRKESFYDLQLDVKGCADVYASFDKYVEVERLEGDNKYHAEQYGLQDAKKGVLFMDFPPVLQLQLKRFEYDFSRDTMVKINDRYEFPLQLDLDRENGKYLSPEADGSVRNLYTLHSVLVHSGGVHGGHYYAFIRPTLSDQWYKFDDERVTKEDVKRALEEQYGGEEEQLPQTNPGFNNTPFKFTKYSNAYMLVYIRESDKEKIMCNVDEKDIAEHVRARLKREQEEKEQKKKEKAEAHLYTIIKVSRDEDLRQQIGKDIYFDLVDYDKVRSFRIQKQTLFSIFKEEVAKEFGVPVQSQRFWLWAKRQNHTYRPNRPLTHLEEAQTVGQLREVSNKVQNAELKLFLEVELGLDLRHITPPDKTKDDIMLFFKIYDPEKEELRYAGRLFVKGTSNPTEILNKLNEMAGYAPDQEIELYEEIKFEPIVLCEPIDKKFAFRTNQLEDGDIVCYQKSLSSESLQKLRYPDVPSFLEYVQNRQVVHFRSLEKLKEDDFCLELSKINTYDEVVERVAQRLGLDDPSKIRLTPHNCYSQQPKPQPIKYRGVDTLGDMLVHYNQTSDILYYEVLDIPLPELQGLKTLKVAFHHATKDEVVTYTIRLPKQSTVGDVINDLKTKVEFSKPDAELRLLEVFYHKIYKIFPTSEKIENINDQYWTLRAEEIPEEEKNLGPNDRLIHVYHFTKETAQNQMQIQNFGEPFLLVIYEGETLAQVKVRIQKKLQVPDEEFAKWKFAFLSLGRPEYLEDSDILSNRFQRKDVYGAWEQYLGLEHPDNAPKRIHAAYQNRPTYEKPVKIYN
- the LOC125843597 gene encoding ubiquitin C-terminal hydrolase 13-like isoform X3, whose product is MTIMTPAPTDQEEEEMLVPRSDLVFEGPQPMEAQAETGNDVEKQPPEDPQTSRFTWKIENFSRLNVKKLYSDPFVVGGYKWRILIFPKGNNVDYLSMYLDVADSANLPYGWSRYAQFNLSIVNQIHNKYSIRKETQHQFNARESDWGFTSFMPLGELYDPNKGYLVDDTCVVDAEVAVRKIVDYWSYDSKKETGFVGLKNQGATCYMNSLLQTLYHIPYFRKAVYHMPTTENDMPSASIPLALQSLFYKLQYSDNSIATKELTKSFGWDTYDSFLQHDVQELNRVLCEKLEEKMKGTVVEGTIQQLFEGHHMNYIECINVDYKSTRKESFYDLQLDVKGCADVYASFDKYVEVERLEGDNKYHAEQYGLQDAKKGVLFMDFPPVLQLQLKRFEYDFSRDTMVKINDRYEFPLQLDLDRENGKYLSPEADGSVRNLYTLHSVLVHSGGVHGGHYYAFIRPTLSDQWYKFDDERVTKEDVKRALEEQYGGEEELPQTNPGFNNTPFKFTKYSNAYMLVYIRESDKEKIMCNVDEKDIAEHVRARLKREQEEKEQKKKEKAEAHLYTIIKVSRDEDLRQQIGKDIYFDLVDYDKVRSFRIQKQTLFSIFKEEVAKEFGVPVQSQRFWLWAKRQNHTYRPNRPLTHLEEAQTVGQLREVSNKVQNAELKLFLEVELGLDLRHITPPDKTKDDIMLFFKIYDPEKEELRYAGRLFVKGTSNPTEILNKLNEMAGYAPDQEIELYEEIKFEPIVLCEPIDKKFAFRTNQLEDGDIVCYQKSLSSESLQKLRYPDVPSFLEYVQNRQVVHFRSLEKLKEDDFCLELSKINTYDEVVERVAQRLGLDDPSKIRLTPHNCYSQQPKPQPIKYRGVDTLGDMLVHYNQTSDILYYEVLDIPLPELQGLKTLKVAFHHATKDEVVTYTIRLPKQSTVGDVINDLKTKVEFSKPDAELRLLEVFYHKIYKIFPTSEKIENINDQYWTLRAEEIPEEEKNLGPNDRLIHVYHFTKETAQNQMQIQNFGEPFLLVIYEGETLAQVKVRIQKKLQVPDEEFAKWKFAFLSLGRPEYLEDSDILSNRFQRKDVYGAWEQYLGLEHPDNAPKRIHAAYQNRPTYEKPVKIYN